The region GCCAGTGTGGCATCACGATCGTTGGCGCTTTTGGTAAAGTCCACGGGGTAGAGGACGTGTGTGAGATCGGCCGGTAGCCCGGCCATTTGCGCGGCTTTGGACTGTTCAACGCCAGGAATAGTCACGATCTCTTTGTATTTGGTGTACAGCGCGGCGGCATGGCTGGAAAGTGTCCAGTCAAGGAACCGTTTGGCGTCGGGTTTATTTTTGGCTGCGGTCATCAGGGCGGAGGCTTCTAACTCATAGCCAGCACCATCGTTGGGGATCACCATTTTGACGGGGTAACCTTCTTCAATTGACTGCATTGCGGCGAAAGCCAGTGACACGCCGATGGCATATTCCCCCGTGCGTGCGGCTTTACACGGACGTGAGCCTGACTTGGTGTATTGGGCGATATTGCCATCCAGTGACTTCAGAAATGCCCAGCCGTTTTGTTCACCTTTAGCTTGCAGTAGTGCGGCAATTTGCAGGTAGCCGGTGCCGGACGAGACGGGATTTGGCATCACAATCTCCCCCTTATAGATCGGGTTTGTCAGATCTTGCCAGGATGCAGGCACCGGAAGATTCTTGGCTTTTAGCGCTTCGGTATTGACGCAAAAGGCGGCCATATAACCTGTTGCTGCGAACCACTTGTGATCCGGCGCGCGATAGGTGGCTGCGAGACGGTCACTGCCTTTGGCATCGTAAGGTTCCAATAATGCAGAGAGCCGTGGGTCCATCACGCTGGTCACCGCCCAGCCCCAAATGACGTCATGCTGCGGATTTTTGGATTCGGCCAGAATCCGTGGGCCAAGGTCGCC is a window of Pectobacterium punjabense DNA encoding:
- a CDS encoding ABC transporter substrate-binding protein, with the protein product MNRSLFRRVSLLTAFTCATLVNAAAHAGTITVYTSLEEDEIKDYVAQAKKDLPDLTINVLRLSTGDLGPRILAESKNPQHDVIWGWAVTSVMDPRLSALLEPYDAKGSDRLAATYRAPDHKWFAATGYMAAFCVNTEALKAKNLPVPASWQDLTNPIYKGEIVMPNPVSSGTGYLQIAALLQAKGEQNGWAFLKSLDGNIAQYTKSGSRPCKAARTGEYAIGVSLAFAAMQSIEEGYPVKMVIPNDGAGYELEASALMTAAKNKPDAKRFLDWTLSSHAAALYTKYKEIVTIPGVEQSKAAQMAGLPADLTHVLYPVDFTKSANDRDATLATWQKSIGR